The sequence TCGGGCGCCGTACCGGCTCACCGGCCCTTCGAGGACGGTGAACACACCGGATGCGATGACGTCGTGCCAGTCCAGCGGGTCGACCACCAGGCAGATGTGGTCGACGTTCGACTCGCCTCGCTGGCGCTGGACCAGGTCGATGATGGTGTCCGGACTGACCCGCACGGACGGGAATCTGATCCGCCCGGCCCGCCACTCACAGACACGCACGGGTTCGAGGCCGAGCACCCCGCAGTAGAAGGCCAGCGATCGCTCGACGTCCTCGACGTTGAGGACCAGGTGGTCGAATTCCCTGACCCGTACGGTGCTCACTTCCCCTCCAGGGTGCGAGCCTGGCGCAGCCAGTCGGTGAACAGCGCCACGTCGACGTCGGCGGTGGACGAGAGCCGCACCGAGGCCATCTTCCGGGCGCCCGGGGTCAGGCGGCCGGAGCGGTCGGTGATCTCCTGCCCGCGCCATAGCCCGAAGGTGACGTACGAGCGGTAGGCCTTGAGCAGGCAGATCGGTCGCCGTCCCGGAGCTGCGCCGAGGCCCCACACCGGGTGGCCGTGCCACATCACGGCGGTGGCGTCGGCCAGCGCGCCGTCGATAACCGGGCGGGCGGCCTCGGCGATCTTCCGTAACGGGGTCTCGAGTCCGGTCAGGTAGTCGTCGATGCTTGTCGTCTGCATGATCTTTCCTTGTGGATTGGTGGGGCCTGGGCCGGCGACGGTCCATCGCTGCGGCTCCCGGCCTGTCTGGCGCCCCGGTGACGCCCTTAACAATTGACGAACCGGCGACGCTGACCAAGCCATGATCGGGCTACGATCGTTGACTCAGATTCAACGAAGGAGCGACGGGGTGTTGGAGCGACACGAGATCGAGACGTTTCTGACGCTCGCCGACGAGCTGCACTTCGGCCGTACCGCCGAACGTCTGCGCGTGACGACCGGCCGGATCAGCCACGTCATCAGGAAATTGGAGCGGCGGATCGGGGCTCCGCTGTTCGAGCGCACCAGTCGCGTCGTCCGCATCACGCCCATCGGCCGGCAACTCGCCGACGACCTGGCCCCGCTCGTCGAACAGATGGACACGGCCCTGCGCCGGGCGGTCGAGGCCGGCCGCGGCGTGACCGGCCAGCTGCGGGTAGCGTTCCTCGGCGAGTACCTCGCGCCGGTGCTGCTCAATGCGGTCAAGCTGTTCACCGCTCGGCATCCCGACTGCGACGTGGACGTGCGCGAGGTGCAGCTGTACAACTCGCGGGCGAGCCTGCTGGACGGCTCGATCGACATCCTCGTCGCCGCCTACCCGTTCGACGGCATGGCCTGCGGGCCCGCGCTGATGGTGGAGCGGCGCGTGCTGGCCGTGGCCGCCACGCACCCGCTGGCCGGTGAGGAGTCGGTGTCGCTGGAGGTGCTTGCCGACCACCCGGTCGTCCAGTACCCGGCGATGACCTCCGCCGAGTTCAAGCGCGACCGCACACCCGAGCACACGCCGGCCGGCCGACCCGTCCCCAAGGGCCCACACGGCAAGACCTTCTCGGAAATGCTGTCACTCGTCGCGCTGGGCCGGGGCGTGCTGCCGGTGGGCGAGCAGACCGAGCGTTACCACCCGCGCCCCGACATCGCGTACGTGCCGATTCACGACGCCCCGCCGATCGAGCGGGGACCGGTCTGGCTGGAGGCGAACACGACCACCCGGATACAGGAGTTCGTCCGGGCCGCGACGGATGCCAACACTCCGGTCCCAGAGTCGGCCGTGCTGGACAGGGCAAACCCAGGGCGATTGCATAGTCGGCCGGTGGGCCGCTGACCAGGAGTTTCGAGACGGATTCGGCCTTTGTGGAGGCGTAAGGAGCGGGTGAGGCCGCATCGGTGATCATGGAGTTGCGACGCTTCACGACTCCGAGGAAGACCCCACCCGCCGATGGCATCATCTCTCATCCCTGCACTGGCCGTAGCAGCACCCGCCTCCATCGCCGAGGCCGTGCCAGTCACCGACGGTGAACACGGCGGGCTGCTGCACGCACTCGCCGCTGTTCCTGATCCACGCGACCCACGAGGCGTGCGTTACCCGCTGACCGCGCTGCTGGCGGTGGCGGTCTGCGCCGTGATGGCTGGGGCGACGTCGTTCGCCGCGATCACGGATTGGCTGCACGACCTGGACGAACGCGCCCAGGAACGGCTCGGGTTCACCGCAGGAGTTCCGGCCGGCAGCACTGTCTGGCGGCTCCTGACGCGCCTGGACGACACGCTGCTCGGCACCGTCCTGGCCGGCTGGCTGCGCACCCGCACGCCCGTCGCGGTGAGCAGACCGAGGCGGTACCGCACGGTGATCGCCATCGACGGCAAGACACTGCGCGGCGCCCGCACCGGCGACGGCCGCCAGGTGCATCTGCTCTCCGCGCTGGACACCGGGACCGGCGTTGTCCTCGCCCAGGTCACCGTGCACGCCAAGAGCAACGAGATCCCGGCGTTCGCGCCGCTGCTCGACGCCGTCGAGACGGTGCTCGGCACCCTCGCCGGGGTGCTGTTCATCGCCGACGCCCTGCACACCCAGACCGGGCACGCCGACGAGGTCACCGCCCGCCGAGCGCATCTGCTCGTACAGGTGAAGGCCAACCAGCCGACCCTGTTCAAGCAGCTCAAACGGCTGCCCTGGGCGCAGATCCCGGTCGGTGACCGCACCCGCGACCGCGGCCACGGCCGCCGCGAGACCCGCACGGTCAAAGCCGTCACCGTCGCCACGCCCGGCGGCATCGCCTTCCCGCACGCCCAGCAAGCCGTGCGGGTCACCCGCACCCGCATCGTCGCAGGCAAGACCAGCCGCGAAACCGCCTGCCTGACCGTGTCACTGCCCGCCGGCCAGGCCCCGCCCCGCGACCTGCAAACCTGGATCCGCCGCCACTGGCACATCGAGAACCGCCTCCATCACGTACGCGACGTGACGTTCCGTGAAGACCTTCACCAAGCCCGGACAGGCACCGGACCCGCCGTCATCGCAACCCTGCGTAACACCGCGATCGGCTGGCACCGCATCACCGGCGCGACCAACATCGCCCGCGCCACCCGCCAAGCCAACCGCCGCTCACACGACCTGATCACCGCCGTGACCAGCAGTTACCCGAGAACGCAATGACCCTGAGGGCAAACCCGATGCCGCGGTAGTCCTTCTGATTGCGTAGCGGCCGAAGGCAATCGGTAGTTGTCGCCACACACCTTTCGATTGCCGGCGTCGGACTCATGCGCCTTCACGACCGGCACCGAAAACGAGAGCCTCTTCTGGGTTGATCCAAACGACGATGTCAACTGCAAACTTGACCGGAGAAGAGATGGTCGCCGAAAGCGGCGATCCCGACGGCGCGGACGACTCCAGATACCACGGCCTCGACGAGAGTTAATCGAGCCGCACCAAGATCAGACGCACGGACATGCCGCCGAGTGGGCGCGCCGGAAGGCAGGAACTCCCGTCACTCTCCGTAAATGTCCGGCGCAGGCATCGGCTCGATCCCCGCGCAGGCACGTGGCCGATGAGAGGACGCGACAGATGCTATGCGGGGCTCAGGTGACGACATGCGTCCGGCCGCGCAACGTGTGGCGCAGAGCCGCTCCGACCGTGGTATACAGCGCCGCACCCGAGCCGACCCCGACCACCAGCCCTACGATCGCGGCAGTACCGCCGAGCGCGTAGATCAGGAACCCGGCGAGGCCGAGGACGGTCATCACCGCCCCGAGCCAGTGGTAGAGCGGCATACGCCAGATCCGGGCGAGTCCGAAGAAGTGCACGCCGACCACCAGTGCCACCCACGCGACCGACACCGCCGAACGGTGC comes from Micromonospora viridifaciens and encodes:
- a CDS encoding ISAs1 family transposase; the protein is MPVTDGEHGGLLHALAAVPDPRDPRGVRYPLTALLAVAVCAVMAGATSFAAITDWLHDLDERAQERLGFTAGVPAGSTVWRLLTRLDDTLLGTVLAGWLRTRTPVAVSRPRRYRTVIAIDGKTLRGARTGDGRQVHLLSALDTGTGVVLAQVTVHAKSNEIPAFAPLLDAVETVLGTLAGVLFIADALHTQTGHADEVTARRAHLLVQVKANQPTLFKQLKRLPWAQIPVGDRTRDRGHGRRETRTVKAVTVATPGGIAFPHAQQAVRVTRTRIVAGKTSRETACLTVSLPAGQAPPRDLQTWIRRHWHIENRLHHVRDVTFREDLHQARTGTGPAVIATLRNTAIGWHRITGATNIARATRQANRRSHDLITAVTSSYPRTQ
- a CDS encoding VOC family protein; translated protein: MSTVRVREFDHLVLNVEDVERSLAFYCGVLGLEPVRVCEWRAGRIRFPSVRVSPDTIIDLVQRQRGESNVDHICLVVDPLDWHDVIASGVFTVLEGPVSRYGARGEAVSLYVQDPDRNTVELRWYPADAEPTTPPTP
- a CDS encoding LysR family transcriptional regulator, with the protein product MLERHEIETFLTLADELHFGRTAERLRVTTGRISHVIRKLERRIGAPLFERTSRVVRITPIGRQLADDLAPLVEQMDTALRRAVEAGRGVTGQLRVAFLGEYLAPVLLNAVKLFTARHPDCDVDVREVQLYNSRASLLDGSIDILVAAYPFDGMACGPALMVERRVLAVAATHPLAGEESVSLEVLADHPVVQYPAMTSAEFKRDRTPEHTPAGRPVPKGPHGKTFSEMLSLVALGRGVLPVGEQTERYHPRPDIAYVPIHDAPPIERGPVWLEANTTTRIQEFVRAATDANTPVPESAVLDRANPGRLHSRPVGR
- a CDS encoding DUF1801 domain-containing protein, with amino-acid sequence MQTTSIDDYLTGLETPLRKIAEAARPVIDGALADATAVMWHGHPVWGLGAAPGRRPICLLKAYRSYVTFGLWRGQEITDRSGRLTPGARKMASVRLSSTADVDVALFTDWLRQARTLEGK